The sequence CGATCGTGCTGCCGAACTGCCCGCAGCACATCGTCGCGTTCTACGCGGTGCTCCGGCTCGGCGCGATCGTCGTCGAGCACAACCCGCTCTACACGCCCCGCGAGCTCCGGCACCAGTTCGAGGACCACGGCGCCCGGGTCGTCATCGCCTGGGAAAAGGTGGTCGCGACGATCCAGGACTTCCCGGCGGATGTCTCGGTGCAGTCCATCGTCTCGGTCGACGTGACCCGGGCGATGCCGTTCGCGACGCGACTCGCGCTGAGGCTGCCCGTCGCGAAGGCGCGCGAGTCGCGCGCGGCGCTCACGACGAGTGTGCGTGGCACGACCGAGTGGCGGCAGCTCACCGGATCCGAACCCGTCGACGCGCACATCGCCCGCCCCGGGGCATCCGATGTGGCCCTGATCCAGTACACGAGCGGCACGACCGGTTCACCGAAGGGCGCCACCCTGACGCACGCGAACCTGCTCTCGAACGCCGCGCAGGCCCGCGCCTGGGTGCCGCAGGTGCCGCGCGGCAGCGCGGTCGTCTATGCCGTGCTGCCCATGTTCCATGCGTACGGGCTCACGCTGTGTCTCACGTTCGCCATGAGCATGGGCGGCCGGCTCGTGCTGTTCCCGAAGTTCGACCCCGAGCTCGTGCTCAAGGTCGTGAAGAAGCATCCGGCGACCTTTCTGCCGGCGGTGCCGCCCATCTACGACCGGCTCACGAAAGCCGCCGCGGCCGAGGGGGTGTCGCTCGAGGGCATCGAGATCGCGATCTCGGGTGCCATGCCGCTGTCGACCGCGGTCGTCGAGCCGTGGGAGCAGGCTACGGGCGGCGTGCTCGTCGAGGGCTACGGGCTCTCGGAGTGCTCACCCGTGCTGATGGCGAACCCGGTCGCGCCGAACCGCCGCATCGGCACGGTCGGGCTGCCGCTGCCGTCGACCGAGGCGCGCGTGGTCGACCCCGAGAACCCGACTGACGATGTCGCGCGCGGCGCCGAGGGCGAACTCGTCGTGCGCGGCCCGCAGGTGTTCTCGGGGTACTGGAAGAAGCCCGAGGAGACCGAGGCGGTGTTCGTCGCGGACCCGGGCGGGGGAGCGCCGTGGTTCCGCACGGGCGACATCGTGTCGATCGACGCCGACGGATTCGTGCGCATCGTCGACCGCATCAAGGAGCTCATCATCACGGGCGGCTTCAACGTCGCGCCGAGCGAGGTCGAGGAGGCCGTGCGGTCGCACCCCGACGTCGAGGACGTCGCGGTCGTGGGTCTGCCCGACGAGCACTCGGGCGAACAGGTCGTCGCGGTCGTCGTCCTCCGTGAGGGGGCGACGCTCGATGACGCCGGGATCCGCGCGCACGCGCGCGACCAGCTCACCGCGTACAAGGTGCCGAAGCGCGTCGTGCAGGTCGACGAGCTCCCGCGCTCCCTCATCGGCAAGGTGCTGCGCCGCGAGGTGCGCACCGGGCTGCTGAACGGGTGAACATGGGGTTCCTGTCGGCGGAGTCGGCCGCCGCGCTCGCGCGGCTCGTCGAGTTGCAGAGTGGGGCGGATGGCTCGCGTGAGCGCGTGCCGGATGGGCCAGCGGATGCCTCGTCGGCGCGGGCGGCGGATGCCTCGCCGCTCGACCGGCTCCGAGGCATCCGTGATCTCGTGACCGCGTTGGAGGCCGACCCGGCCGCACTCGACGCGGTGCGCGAGGCGGTCGACGCCGGCGTGGGCTGGGACGAGGTCGCCGACGCCGCCGGCCTCAGCGCCTCGGCCGCGAAGTACCGTTGGGCGGGCGACGACACGGCGATCGCCGAACGCCAGGAGGCGAGCCGCCGCCGCAAGCGCGACCGCCCGTCGAGCCGCCCCACCGATCTGCCGGGGCTCTCGGTCGCCGAGGCGGCGAAGCAGCTCGGCATCACGCCGCAGGCCGTCTACCAGCGTGTCACGCGCGGCCAGCTCGAGGCCCGCACCGTCGAACTTCCCGACGGCCGCTCCTACAAGCGCGTCTTCCCCGACGCGCCGTCGGCCGAGTAGCGACCGCCCCCGAGGTCGTTCCTGTCTCGTGGCCCGCCACGTCCGGTTGCATTCCTTGCTCAGGAAGCGGGCACGGGTCGTCGGCGTGTCGTGCCGCGGCGCGCCGCAGGGTGTCGCGTTTTTCCTGAGCAAGCGAGGGGCGTCGCACTGCGTTCGCCCTGCCAGCCCCGAAGGCCGCGAGCTCCGTCGCCGGGGCGGGCACCCTGCCGGGGCCGCGGTGTCGGCGCGGGGCATCCGCTCGGCGCGGCCGCTCTCACCGCTGTCCGTCGCCTGCCGTGATCATTCCTTGCTCAGGAAGCGGGCACGGGTCGTCGGCGTGTCGTGCCGCGGCACGCCGCAGGGTGTCGCGTTTTTCCTGAGCAAGCGAGGGGCGTCGCACTGCGTTCGCCCTGCCAGCCCCGAAGACCGCGAGCTCCGTCGCCGGGGCGGGCACCCTGCCGGGGCCGCGGTGTCGGCGCGGGGCATCCGCTCGGCGCGGCCGCTCTCACCGCTGTCCGCCGCCTGCCGTGCTCATTCCTTGCTCAGGAAGCGGGCACGGGTCGTCGGCGTGTCGTGCCCCGGCACGCCGCAGGGTGTCGCGTTTTTCCTGAGCAAGCACGGGGGAGTGGGCGCGGGCGGCGCGCGGCGCGGGCGGCGCGGGGGAGTGGGCGCGGGCGGCGCGCGGCGCGGACGGAGCGGGGGGAGTGGGCGCGGACGGAGCGGGGGAGTGGGCGCGGGCGGCGCGCGGCGCGGGCGGCGCGAGCTGGCCGCAGTTCGAGGAGTGGCGCGAACGAATCAGGCGTTGCGCTGGTCGGGCATCGGCAGGGGCTCGAGGGGGACGGCCGGGATCATGCCGAGGTTGGCGAGCAACCGGTCGTCGCCGGCGGACTGGACGGCGAAGCAGAGCCAGCCGGCGCCGCCGGGGCCGAACAGGTCGAACGTGACGCGCGAACCCGTCGCACTGGCGTCGTAGCGGGTGACGGTCAGGGCGCAGGCCCGGCTCGCCGCCGAGTGCGCGACGCTCGCGAGCGAGAGCACCAGCGGGAGCACGAGCGCGCACAGCGCGACGAGCACGACGATCCGGAGCATCCGTTGCGCGCGTGCGCCGCGGACCGGCCGGTCGTCGTGCTCGTCGGCGGCGTCGGTCATGCCGTCAGCCGTTCTCGTGAGACGCGCGCCTCAGTGCGACGAGGGCGTCGTCAGGATCTCGGAGCGGTCGCCCGACCAGAGCGTGTGGAAGACCCCGTCCTTGTCGACGCGCTGGTAGGTGTGCGCGCCGAAGAAGTCACGCTGGCCCTGGATGAGCGACGCCGGCAGGCGCTCGGCGCGCAGGCCGTCGTAGTACGCCAGCGACGACGAGAACGCCGGGGTCGGGATGCCCGCCTGCGCGGCGATGCCGACGACACGGCGCCAGCTCTCCTGCGTGCCGGCCACGGCCTCGCGGAAGTACGGCGCGACGACGAGGGCGACGAGGCCCGGGTCCTCGGCGTACGCGTCGGCGATGCGGTTGAGGAAGCGCGCGCGGATGATGCATCCGGCCCGCCAGATCTTGGCGACATCGCCCTTCTTGATGTCCCAGCCGAACTGCTCGGCGCCCGCGATGATCTCGTCGAACCCCTGGGAGTACGCGATGATCTTCGACGCGTAGAGCGCGCGGCGCACGTCTTCGACGAACGCGTCGACGTCGCCCTCCGCGACCTTCCACTCGCCCGACGGGCCCGGCAGGTCGCGCGCCGCGGCACGCTGGTCGCGCTTCGACGACAGGCTGCGGGCGAAGACCGCTTCGGCGATGCCCGACGTCGGTACGCCGAGCTCAAGCGCGTTCTGCACGGTCCAGGCGCCGGTGCCCTTCGCGCCCGCCGAGTCGAGGATGACGTCCACGAGCGGCTTGCCGGTCTCGGCGTCGACCTGGCGCAACACCTCTGCGGTGATCTCGATGAGGTAGCTCTCGAGCTCGCCGGTGTTCCACTCGGCGAAGATGTCGGCGATCTCGGCCGGCGACTTGCCCGTGCCCTGGCGGATGAGGTCGTACGCCTCCGCGATCAGCTGCATGTCGGCGTACTCGATGCCGTTGTGCACCATCTTCACGAAGTGGCCCGCGCCGTCGGTGCCGATGTGCGTCACGCACGGCTCGCCCTCGGCGACCGCCGCGATCGACGCGAGGATCGGGCCGAGGGTCTTGTACGACTCGACCGAGCCGCCGGGCATGATCGACGGGCCGTGCAGCGCGCCCTCTTCGCCGCCCGAGATGCCGGTGCCGACGAAGTGGATGCCGGTCGGGCTGATCTCGGCCTCGCGGCGGATCGTGTCGTGGAAGTTCGCGTTGCCGCCGTCGACGATGATGTCGCCGGGCTCGAAGCGCTGCACGAGCTCGGTGATCACGGCATCGGTGCCCTTGCCGGCCTGGACCATGATGATCGCGGTGCGCGGCTTCGCGAGCGATGCGACGAAGTCGTCGTAGCTCTCGCTCGCGACGAAGCCGGCCTCGGGGTGCTCGGAGACGAGGGTCTGCGTGCGCTGGGGGGAACGGTTGAACACGGCGACCGTGTTGCCCTCGCGGCTCGCGAGGTTGCGGGCGAGGTTCGAACCCATGACGGCGAGGCCGACGACCCCGATGTTCGCACTGGCGGTTTCAGGCACTGCGTCACTCCTTGAAGACAGGCGGATTGCCTCCCAGCGTACTGCCCGGGCGACGTCGGGTAGACTCGGTCACTGAACTTCGGCGAGGGATGTCTCGCGCGGGCGGTTCCGACCTCTCGTGCGTGATCTCCGTGATCGACGCGGTGGAAGGCTCACGGCACTTCCTCACGCTTTTGCGGCCTGGCGTTCGCGCATCGGCCGCGCGTTCGAGTTGAAGAGACATCGAAATCACGATTCGGGCCTGTGAGCCCTGAAGGAGGTCCATCATGGCCAACGAAGACAACACGATCGTCGCCGAACTCCGCGACTCGTTCGGCAAGGGCGCTGCGCGCAAGATCCGCGCGGCCCACAAGATCCCCGCGGTGCTCTACGGCCACGGCACGGAGCCGAAGCACCTGACGCTGCCCGGTCACGAGGTGAGCCTGCTCATCCGGAAGGCGAACGCGCTGCTCGACCTGCAGATCGAGGGGAAGAGCCAGCTCGCGCTCGTCAAGGACGTGCAGAAGGACCCGGTGCGCCAGATCATCGAGCACCTCGACCTCATCGTCGTGAAGCGCGGCGAGAAGGTCCAGGTCGAGGTGCCCGTGCACGTCGAGGGTGAGCCGGCCGCCGGCACCATCGCGGATCTCGACGCGCACACGCTGCTGCTCGAGGTCGAGGCCACGCACATCCCCGAGAACGTGGTCGTCTCGGTCGAGGGCCTCGAAGAGGGCACCCAGATCCACGCGTCGGGCGTCACGCTGCCGGCCGGTGCGGTGCTGCTGAGCGACGTCGAGATGCTGATCGTCAACGTGCACACGCCGCAGAAGGTCGACCTCGGCGAGGAGCCCGCCGAGGGCGAGGCCGAGGCCGAGGGCGAGACCGCCGAGGCCGAGGCCGAGTCCGCCGAATAGGCGCACTCCGCACTGCTCGCGAGGGCCCGCGGCTCCACCGACTACGCTCGGATGGGGTCCGGGCCCTCGCCCGTTCCCGCTCTCTTCGTCGGCCCGTGAGGCCCTCAGCGCATGCGAGGTACCAGCAACCGTGGGACTCTTCGACCTGATGCGCGCCCGCCGGAAGGATCCCGAGATGGCCGAGAACACCTGGCTCGTCGTCGGTCTCGGCAACCCCGGCGCGCAGTACGCCGGCAACCGGCACAACGTCGGCCAGATGGTGCTCGACGAGCTCGCCGGGCGCCTCGGCGCGACGTTCAAGTCGCATAAGACCCCGTCACGGGTCGCCGAGGCGTTCCTGCGCCCCGGTGGGCCGAAGCTGATACTCGCCAAGCCCAACAGCTACATGAACACCTCGGGCGGACCGGTGTCGGCGCTCGCGAAGTTCTACGACGTGCCGGTCGAGCGCACGATCGTCGTGCACGACGAGCTC is a genomic window of Agromyces protaetiae containing:
- a CDS encoding long-chain-fatty-acid--CoA ligase, with amino-acid sequence MAISTDRPWLASYAEGVPTDIEPPTGSLYDLIRESVEQYPDHVALEFFGRTTTYAELGAEIDRVAEGLRILGVQPGDPVAIVLPNCPQHIVAFYAVLRLGAIVVEHNPLYTPRELRHQFEDHGARVVIAWEKVVATIQDFPADVSVQSIVSVDVTRAMPFATRLALRLPVAKARESRAALTTSVRGTTEWRQLTGSEPVDAHIARPGASDVALIQYTSGTTGSPKGATLTHANLLSNAAQARAWVPQVPRGSAVVYAVLPMFHAYGLTLCLTFAMSMGGRLVLFPKFDPELVLKVVKKHPATFLPAVPPIYDRLTKAAAAEGVSLEGIEIAISGAMPLSTAVVEPWEQATGGVLVEGYGLSECSPVLMANPVAPNRRIGTVGLPLPSTEARVVDPENPTDDVARGAEGELVVRGPQVFSGYWKKPEETEAVFVADPGGGAPWFRTGDIVSIDADGFVRIVDRIKELIITGGFNVAPSEVEEAVRSHPDVEDVAVVGLPDEHSGEQVVAVVVLREGATLDDAGIRAHARDQLTAYKVPKRVVQVDELPRSLIGKVLRREVRTGLLNG
- the gndA gene encoding NADP-dependent phosphogluconate dehydrogenase → MGSNLARNLASREGNTVAVFNRSPQRTQTLVSEHPEAGFVASESYDDFVASLAKPRTAIIMVQAGKGTDAVITELVQRFEPGDIIVDGGNANFHDTIRREAEISPTGIHFVGTGISGGEEGALHGPSIMPGGSVESYKTLGPILASIAAVAEGEPCVTHIGTDGAGHFVKMVHNGIEYADMQLIAEAYDLIRQGTGKSPAEIADIFAEWNTGELESYLIEITAEVLRQVDAETGKPLVDVILDSAGAKGTGAWTVQNALELGVPTSGIAEAVFARSLSSKRDQRAAARDLPGPSGEWKVAEGDVDAFVEDVRRALYASKIIAYSQGFDEIIAGAEQFGWDIKKGDVAKIWRAGCIIRARFLNRIADAYAEDPGLVALVVAPYFREAVAGTQESWRRVVGIAAQAGIPTPAFSSSLAYYDGLRAERLPASLIQGQRDFFGAHTYQRVDKDGVFHTLWSGDRSEILTTPSSH
- a CDS encoding 50S ribosomal protein L25/general stress protein Ctc, translating into MANEDNTIVAELRDSFGKGAARKIRAAHKIPAVLYGHGTEPKHLTLPGHEVSLLIRKANALLDLQIEGKSQLALVKDVQKDPVRQIIEHLDLIVVKRGEKVQVEVPVHVEGEPAAGTIADLDAHTLLLEVEATHIPENVVVSVEGLEEGTQIHASGVTLPAGAVLLSDVEMLIVNVHTPQKVDLGEEPAEGEAEAEGETAEAEAESAE
- the pth gene encoding aminoacyl-tRNA hydrolase — its product is MAENTWLVVGLGNPGAQYAGNRHNVGQMVLDELAGRLGATFKSHKTPSRVAEAFLRPGGPKLILAKPNSYMNTSGGPVSALAKFYDVPVERTIVVHDELDIPFDTVRLKRGGGHGGHNGLRDLAKALNSPEFTRVRVGIGRPPGRQDAADFVLKDFAGAERQALPNLLSDAADAVEAIVDTGLVAAQQRFHAPA